A section of the Zavarzinella sp. genome encodes:
- a CDS encoding low affinity iron permease family protein, whose product MYTRNWYSRFAQRASHFCGRPRVFALAVAVILIWIVTGPLFGFSDTWQLVINTGTTIITFLMVFLIQNTQNRDTMAIQIKLDELIRATKGAHNALLDLEELDESNLDAFKAKYQALAATARAELGLGNQDTGTPEP is encoded by the coding sequence ATGTATACCAGAAACTGGTATTCCCGCTTTGCTCAGCGTGCATCCCACTTTTGCGGTCGGCCACGTGTGTTCGCCTTGGCGGTCGCTGTCATCCTTATCTGGATTGTCACTGGGCCCTTGTTTGGCTTTAGCGATACCTGGCAACTGGTAATCAATACTGGTACCACCATCATCACCTTTTTGATGGTGTTCCTGATCCAGAATACGCAAAATCGCGATACGATGGCGATTCAGATTAAGCTGGATGAACTGATTCGAGCCACCAAGGGGGCACACAATGCCTTGCTCGACCTCGAGGAGCTTGATGAAAGCAACCTGGATGCGTTTAAGGCAAAGTACCAGGCATTGGCAGCCACCGCACGGGCAGAACTGGGCCTGGGCAATCAGGATACCGGCACCCCAGAACCATGA
- a CDS encoding methylated-DNA--[protein]-cysteine S-methyltransferase, whose protein sequence is MLKYIVNKTDIGLMLIAGNTQGICLVAFADTEQELHDVCAARVPGAIHLSDEQLQIWANEIIKMIADPLAEVNLPLDLQGTTFERAVWEALHMIPAGETRTYSEIATQVGKPKAVRAVGRACGNNPVAIVVPCHRVIGSNGKLTGYRWGIRRKQQLLMKEAEQCPALVQ, encoded by the coding sequence ATGCTCAAATATATTGTAAACAAAACAGATATTGGATTAATGCTGATTGCTGGTAACACCCAAGGTATATGTCTGGTGGCCTTTGCCGACACAGAACAAGAACTTCACGACGTTTGTGCTGCACGCGTTCCAGGTGCAATTCACCTTTCAGACGAACAATTGCAAATTTGGGCGAACGAAATCATCAAAATGATCGCCGATCCGTTGGCAGAAGTCAATCTCCCGCTTGATTTACAAGGCACCACTTTTGAACGTGCTGTGTGGGAAGCATTACATATGATTCCTGCGGGCGAAACCCGCACCTATTCTGAAATTGCCACGCAGGTTGGCAAGCCCAAAGCGGTTCGTGCAGTTGGGCGTGCGTGCGGCAACAACCCAGTGGCCATTGTCGTGCCATGCCACCGTGTGATTGGCAGCAACGGCAAACTCACCGGTTATCGGTGGGGCATTCGCAGGAAGCAACAACTATTAATGAAGGAAGCCGAACAGTGCCCAGCACTGGTGCAGTAA
- a CDS encoding beta-galactosidase trimerization domain-containing protein has product MIRQLIFFCTFWLIPLSTAAEIVVAEGEKFTPQDQLGWKITHQDDSYGSHTYGGMWMTHGGCLGAPTSSENSIAIQKVTIAQAGQYRVWSKYQAPPYFHYLHRVEVIQGGKTVFQHVYGKKGTDRLWSFSGVSDELWWPWGVDHDAAEAPKNLANLQAGEAEIRLITEKNPAPGGDRFIDFILLTTEPADTYEGFKPYRVGSPFTLEAMASTQLYVRFQHNAAQPQALSISRNGHYQPNYGGATTKLPVTPPGQWSEWVNIGPFCRLVHDEGLRCQLGKAANGAKISVQFARTVNGQSPAGVASLEEGDYVVVPIDITWNQKSVVISSQEHARRIIQQAQQWRKANQGKKPQQILFYGNFSGQEKWVTDLKSTLGYNTLLPEGYPQVHCSGLHAHASNPALIKQVAAKLTDKSKFRIMSFGDEIALGSINFNDPENQKKFVAWLKARNVGAKELGIPADQAKLIKTGDPRLVWYSNLFNEESRFADFKSLTDLTKAEIGKHVLTGANYSPHHLALYYGPIYQWIDIFKAQGMSMFWAEDYIFSVPEVPQIISWHFAQIQCAVKYHQQSIHYYVMPHAPGQTPDNLRRNLLYAVGSGTQHVDNFWVAPAERFTENYVSWHYPENFKTLSEAIFDTAEAEPFLMTGKNRRSRIALITGKATDFNESRLQVAKSIDPFTSISKNAPEQLNQIICRKEQQMLYLGLTQAGYRVELITEDDIVDRKALNDYDSVYFAGEWIDHRAVPLLDEWVNAGGQLYVSGGSGHLNEFNAPHPEMLKLLGLKSIDTRKNAVILRTLLELPLFPAIDQINFQGKKVDAIGMQQRLQPSDAVVLGTWKDGSGAITHRKLGKGNIYTVGTLIGNAWMKTGLRQIPYARGGRHCVYHPEKFDETTSTILQLGVQNISSSKMATFNQPHVEAVIRDSNLGSVVTLTSWNNAPLQKLECRIPCSFSPKSVRSVQQQKDLPFQFQNGEVVLTLDLADSDFLLLKK; this is encoded by the coding sequence ATGATCAGACAGTTGATTTTCTTTTGTACCTTCTGGCTCATTCCACTTTCTACGGCAGCAGAAATAGTTGTTGCGGAAGGTGAAAAGTTTACTCCGCAAGATCAGCTTGGTTGGAAAATTACCCACCAGGATGATTCCTACGGCAGCCACACTTACGGTGGGATGTGGATGACGCACGGTGGCTGTCTGGGTGCCCCCACTTCCAGCGAAAACAGCATCGCCATTCAGAAAGTAACGATTGCCCAGGCGGGCCAGTACCGAGTCTGGAGTAAATATCAGGCCCCACCGTACTTTCACTATTTGCACCGCGTAGAAGTCATTCAGGGCGGGAAAACTGTTTTTCAGCATGTTTATGGTAAGAAAGGCACTGATCGACTCTGGAGCTTCAGTGGTGTTAGTGATGAACTCTGGTGGCCCTGGGGGGTAGATCACGATGCGGCTGAAGCCCCAAAGAATCTTGCGAATCTGCAGGCGGGAGAAGCGGAGATCCGCTTGATCACAGAAAAAAATCCTGCACCAGGTGGGGATCGATTTATTGACTTCATCTTGCTGACAACGGAACCCGCAGATACTTACGAAGGCTTTAAACCTTACCGTGTTGGATCGCCTTTTACGCTCGAAGCCATGGCCTCTACCCAGCTATATGTGCGTTTTCAACACAATGCCGCCCAGCCACAGGCGTTATCGATTTCCCGCAACGGTCACTACCAGCCCAATTACGGCGGGGCCACAACCAAGTTACCTGTTACCCCACCCGGGCAATGGTCGGAGTGGGTGAATATCGGCCCATTTTGTCGTTTAGTTCACGATGAAGGTTTGCGTTGCCAGTTAGGTAAGGCGGCAAATGGTGCGAAGATTTCTGTGCAGTTTGCCCGCACCGTCAATGGCCAGTCGCCCGCAGGTGTTGCCAGCCTTGAAGAAGGCGACTACGTCGTCGTGCCGATTGATATCACCTGGAATCAAAAATCTGTGGTGATCTCTTCGCAGGAACATGCCCGCAGGATCATTCAGCAAGCACAACAATGGCGTAAAGCGAATCAAGGGAAAAAGCCTCAGCAAATTCTGTTCTACGGCAATTTCTCTGGTCAGGAAAAATGGGTTACCGATCTGAAAAGTACATTGGGTTATAACACCTTACTGCCAGAAGGTTATCCGCAGGTGCATTGTAGTGGACTGCATGCTCATGCCAGCAACCCCGCACTGATCAAACAGGTGGCAGCAAAGCTGACTGATAAGTCGAAGTTCCGCATCATGAGCTTTGGGGATGAAATTGCTCTTGGGAGCATCAATTTCAATGATCCGGAAAATCAAAAGAAGTTTGTTGCATGGTTGAAAGCACGCAACGTGGGAGCAAAAGAATTAGGGATTCCTGCTGACCAGGCAAAATTGATCAAAACTGGTGATCCCCGCCTGGTTTGGTATTCCAACCTGTTTAACGAGGAATCTCGCTTTGCCGATTTCAAAAGCCTGACCGATTTAACCAAAGCAGAAATTGGTAAGCATGTGCTGACAGGTGCCAATTATTCGCCGCACCACCTGGCACTGTATTACGGGCCGATTTATCAGTGGATTGATATTTTCAAAGCACAGGGCATGAGCATGTTCTGGGCAGAAGACTACATCTTCAGCGTGCCGGAAGTGCCGCAAATCATCTCGTGGCATTTTGCCCAGATCCAATGTGCTGTTAAGTACCATCAGCAGTCGATTCACTACTACGTGATGCCACACGCGCCCGGCCAGACACCTGATAATCTGCGTCGTAATCTGCTGTATGCTGTGGGTTCTGGCACTCAGCATGTCGATAATTTCTGGGTGGCACCCGCAGAGCGATTCACCGAAAATTACGTATCTTGGCATTATCCGGAAAACTTCAAAACATTGTCAGAAGCGATCTTCGATACCGCAGAAGCGGAACCTTTTCTGATGACTGGTAAGAATCGACGCAGTCGGATTGCACTGATTACTGGCAAAGCAACCGATTTCAACGAATCACGCCTGCAAGTTGCAAAATCGATCGATCCGTTTACCAGCATCTCCAAGAATGCACCAGAACAACTCAATCAGATCATCTGTCGTAAAGAACAGCAGATGCTGTACCTGGGTCTTACCCAGGCCGGGTACCGCGTTGAACTGATTACTGAAGATGATATTGTTGATCGCAAGGCACTGAATGATTATGATTCTGTTTACTTCGCAGGAGAGTGGATCGACCACCGTGCTGTGCCACTATTGGATGAGTGGGTGAATGCGGGTGGGCAACTGTATGTCAGTGGGGGCAGCGGCCACTTAAACGAATTTAATGCTCCCCACCCGGAAATGTTGAAACTGCTGGGTTTGAAAAGCATTGATACTCGAAAAAATGCGGTCATTCTGCGAACCTTACTGGAACTGCCACTGTTCCCGGCAATTGATCAGATCAATTTTCAGGGCAAAAAAGTAGATGCAATCGGCATGCAACAACGTCTGCAACCATCAGATGCCGTGGTATTGGGTACCTGGAAGGATGGTAGTGGAGCAATCACCCACCGGAAGCTTGGCAAAGGCAATATCTACACCGTGGGCACTTTGATTGGTAATGCCTGGATGAAAACCGGTCTGCGACAAATCCCATACGCACGTGGGGGCAGGCATTGCGTGTATCATCCGGAAAAGTTTGATGAAACCACCAGTACAATTTTGCAGTTAGGTGTGCAGAACATTTCCAGCAGCAAAATGGCTACATTTAATCAGCCCCACGTGGAGGCAGTTATTCGTGATTCTAACCTGGGAAGTGTGGTAACGCTGACCAGTTGGAATAACGCACCCTTGCAGAAACTGGAGTGCCGTATTCCCTGCAGTTTCTCACCGAAATCAGTTCGCTCTGTGCAGCAACAGAAGGATCTGCCTTTTCAGTTTCAGAATGGAGAAGTGGTGTTGACTCTGGACCTGGCCGACAGCGATTTTCTTTTGCTGAAGAAGTAA
- a CDS encoding sulfurtransferase: MNSLQKLVGYLAFATLWIVSPSVVRADPYPADLLVEVSDLSADSAKSWIILDARPKPDYEKGHIPGARWVDHATWAKTFGDGEDLKGWAAKLGDLGISAKDTIVVYDNSFSKDAARIWWIVRYWGVENAKLLNGGWAAYEGNKGPTSIVPVFVKKTTFVPKADQSVLATKEELMKSLKTQSLQIVDSRSEKEHCGLDPLKNKRAGAIPSAKLLEWKDLLDPNTQKFKPKAELQKLFEVAGIDLQRPTVTHCQSGGRAAVMAFGMELMGGKNVKNYYRSWAEWSADPTAPVVKPPQPKK, translated from the coding sequence ATGAACTCTCTCCAGAAACTTGTTGGTTATCTCGCCTTTGCCACTTTGTGGATCGTTAGTCCTTCAGTCGTTCGTGCAGACCCCTATCCAGCGGATCTGCTGGTCGAAGTATCCGACCTAAGTGCTGATAGTGCAAAGAGTTGGATCATTCTGGATGCCCGCCCGAAACCGGATTACGAAAAAGGACATATCCCAGGTGCCCGCTGGGTTGATCACGCCACGTGGGCCAAAACATTCGGAGATGGCGAAGATTTGAAAGGCTGGGCAGCTAAACTGGGCGACTTGGGGATTTCTGCCAAAGACACTATTGTGGTTTATGACAACTCTTTTTCGAAAGATGCAGCACGGATCTGGTGGATTGTGCGATACTGGGGTGTGGAAAACGCCAAATTGCTGAACGGTGGCTGGGCCGCATACGAAGGAAACAAAGGTCCCACGTCTATCGTTCCTGTGTTTGTCAAGAAAACCACTTTTGTTCCCAAAGCCGATCAATCGGTGCTGGCAACCAAAGAAGAATTAATGAAAAGCCTGAAGACTCAATCACTTCAGATAGTCGATTCCAGATCGGAAAAAGAACATTGTGGGCTGGACCCGCTGAAGAATAAACGGGCGGGGGCAATTCCCAGCGCTAAGTTGCTGGAGTGGAAAGACCTGCTCGATCCGAATACGCAGAAATTCAAGCCAAAAGCGGAACTGCAAAAGCTGTTTGAGGTAGCGGGGATCGATCTGCAGCGTCCCACGGTAACGCACTGTCAATCGGGCGGACGTGCTGCAGTGATGGCCTTTGGCATGGAACTGATGGGTGGGAAAAATGTGAAGAACTACTACCGCAGTTGGGCAGAATGGAGCGCTGACCCCACCGCACCCGTGGTGAAACCACCCCAGCCAAAGAAATAG
- a CDS encoding neutral zinc metallopeptidase, with product MRWEGRERSSNVEDRRGMGGKGKLALGGGGIAIVALILSQLLGFDVRPLLNIFNAGAGPQVQQQQGAERPLTEEEKKQGEFASVVLKDTEDVWTDLFQRNRKQYKKPKLVLFTDSVQSDCGAAGAEVGPFYCPADQTVYIDLAFFVELDKRFKAPGDFANAYVIAHEVGHHVQKLLGYSDLVDKKRRDPDYNQYSVRLELQADYLAGVWAHHIQKKKNVLDPGDIDEALTAANAIGDDTLQKKARGKVMPDSFTHGTSAQRVYWFKKGFESGKFEELDLLFTLPYNKL from the coding sequence ATGAGATGGGAAGGACGCGAGCGCAGTAGTAACGTCGAAGATCGGCGTGGCATGGGTGGCAAAGGTAAATTAGCCCTCGGTGGGGGTGGCATCGCAATTGTTGCACTGATTCTCAGCCAGTTGCTGGGCTTCGATGTCCGACCGTTATTGAACATTTTTAATGCCGGTGCTGGCCCGCAGGTACAGCAGCAACAGGGTGCAGAACGCCCACTGACCGAAGAGGAGAAAAAACAAGGCGAATTCGCCAGCGTGGTGCTGAAAGATACGGAAGATGTCTGGACTGATCTGTTTCAGCGGAATCGCAAACAATACAAGAAGCCAAAACTTGTTCTTTTCACAGATTCGGTGCAATCTGACTGCGGTGCTGCTGGTGCCGAAGTGGGACCGTTTTACTGTCCTGCAGATCAAACGGTCTACATCGATCTGGCTTTTTTTGTGGAGTTGGATAAGCGATTCAAGGCACCTGGGGATTTTGCGAATGCCTATGTGATTGCCCACGAAGTGGGGCACCACGTGCAGAAATTACTTGGTTACAGTGATCTCGTCGATAAAAAGCGTCGTGACCCGGATTACAACCAGTATTCCGTGCGTCTGGAACTGCAGGCAGATTATCTGGCAGGTGTCTGGGCACATCACATCCAGAAGAAAAAGAATGTCCTGGATCCAGGGGATATCGACGAAGCGTTAACGGCTGCCAACGCCATTGGTGATGATACACTGCAAAAGAAAGCACGTGGGAAGGTGATGCCCGATTCCTTTACCCACGGTACTTCCGCACAACGCGTATACTGGTTTAAAAAAGGCTTCGAATCTGGCAAATTTGAGGAACTCGATCTGTTGTTTACCCTGCCTTATAACAAATTGTAA
- a CDS encoding DUF4340 domain-containing protein: MNLKTTFAAIILAAGAGALLYYQQPAAEKLRLSTPTESPTKSDSAVVLAGITPKSITAITVLVPRQQPLVLVRNPASGQLESEGTWPLRTLELNNLVQTICSLETRFAPIPITDSTKLADYGLANDQSVITIRVLQGEKEHRLTLARPSRSDSDNPFLVPSYIRVNDAPEILRFSPETYASFDRSPEDYRRRQLFPAVERVKVTDTISSDLQAATTSLLNDTVAEIEVDGPKGGYTLSHPVRMPVPANLTDKNNAENAILASTLADTWVITQPVSDKADPEKLRKILAAIPDLWVEQFLVNPDSLVALSSILPTGIADSPLAGFARAGMAAKLLQEYQTAGPFLNRAGLLPASKPHRLLVRFNDNTERELWIGKISRTTTREEPGAPPMFPGAPPSPGRTVIENSYYAKLANNPLVFEIRGDHMEEIFFLDKPFDPMQPPPAPTGSAYTQLRDTNPLRFLPDQVANVTIQGPKQQLELRKTFGKDDAKVEANRNDRWDIVQPFAGLAETKQVDDLLNPLSSLSPTAENTVERSLLHTLTGGMGASDLAVLGLANPTRITITSRPISTVAQRTLLVGNTANGQTALQQPNSDRVLFVEESSTKPVLNDARAYRSLKLFDLTKARVEAMNVTLPKLKYQLQEQPGKETTWKIMAPVVAEADTARTKKLFEDIASVEATEYLGDPFTAQDKEAIVQALGVFGPAVRPALEPQYGFETPTAKVLLQFTGRGALPPQMVVIGAVRPGKEEYFARIENSANVFGMKKELVDQLTAGSLALLPTQLVKATPTDLSNIRIQPTAPPAYRLNQVGPSWNVTEPFQAVADFNVMNDITAALATLSADRFIAHNVGNPAEYGFDMPTLQVEFTVDERTGEGANAKSIISTRTLQIGKAVPEGAPGRYATFVGANQPVFVLSEANFTSLNKAAFDLLNKRVLTYFPPLVTSVELQKGKDSFTLQQMNNDWKPVGANFQVDRPTIQSVVQAGSNLQVARFVEYGANIPWAKYGLDDASNPIKVVLKLMDETHTITVGKVVENSTDRYIRVDDSPFVAVMSGANVNPFTLTKLDFADRTLLTFDPFDLSLISRTGAGGEVEISLVGSNWNIDKPAKLAADNQTLEELSNSLSKLRGEKVVDVEGKDLAKFGLDQPTASISLEILGRAGKVENKKIFLGKQVDPTKADSPRYVRVEGNPSIMELSASLSNKLVWEPIKFRDRTLGGFITADKVSVKRPGQDISFVRMEGNWKMTAPVAAELEADAFRELLDATGKLRAEEIVTENVTNLAPFGLDQPTTWTFINGDKTVLTVLLGGREKIDGKDGFRNYAMVPDKKMVVLLDMALSAKLRAEYRQRSLWETLDVAEANKIVVDTQEGPGSFTLQKSPFGWMDNKDPADKLNVKEITDFLDAFAGLKAQQIVEHDATGKAKLFGLEPPQQTITVSSNNGQKRTLLVGRLNTDKQVYVTTPDLKAIAVLSATDTRRIVRDRSSLSETPPPMPPKKVDPPAKKEPKKENPPAKTEPKIDQPKNENPPKAEPKKEIPPAKKDNKN, encoded by the coding sequence CTGCAATTATTCTGGCCGCAGGTGCTGGTGCACTGCTGTATTATCAACAGCCGGCCGCGGAAAAATTACGCCTTTCCACCCCCACGGAAAGCCCAACGAAAAGCGACTCGGCGGTGGTGCTGGCAGGTATCACACCAAAGTCGATCACTGCCATTACAGTGTTGGTGCCCAGGCAACAGCCACTCGTACTGGTGCGTAATCCAGCTAGCGGGCAGTTGGAATCGGAAGGGACCTGGCCATTACGTACTCTGGAATTGAATAATCTGGTACAGACGATCTGTTCGCTGGAGACACGTTTTGCCCCGATTCCGATTACCGACAGCACCAAACTTGCCGATTATGGTCTGGCGAATGATCAATCGGTCATCACTATTCGTGTGCTCCAAGGTGAAAAAGAACATCGATTAACCCTGGCACGTCCCAGCCGTAGTGATTCGGACAATCCTTTTCTGGTGCCAAGTTACATTCGTGTGAATGATGCACCAGAAATTTTGCGATTCAGCCCGGAAACTTATGCCAGCTTCGACCGCTCGCCAGAAGACTATCGTCGACGGCAGTTGTTCCCTGCGGTGGAACGGGTAAAGGTGACCGATACGATCAGCAGCGATCTTCAAGCAGCGACTACCAGCTTGTTGAATGATACGGTGGCGGAAATTGAAGTGGATGGTCCAAAGGGGGGATATACCTTGTCCCACCCGGTGCGGATGCCTGTCCCTGCGAATCTTACTGATAAAAACAATGCAGAAAATGCCATTCTGGCAAGCACCCTGGCAGATACATGGGTTATTACCCAGCCAGTTTCCGATAAGGCAGACCCGGAAAAGTTACGGAAGATTCTGGCTGCAATCCCAGATTTGTGGGTAGAGCAATTCCTGGTGAATCCGGATTCCCTGGTGGCACTCAGTAGTATTCTGCCCACGGGTATTGCCGATTCTCCTTTGGCGGGCTTTGCCCGTGCTGGGATGGCAGCAAAACTATTGCAGGAATATCAGACGGCTGGCCCATTTTTAAATCGCGCGGGATTATTGCCTGCATCAAAACCTCATCGCCTGCTGGTACGCTTCAACGATAACACTGAACGTGAACTATGGATCGGAAAAATCAGCCGAACGACAACGCGAGAAGAACCGGGTGCCCCACCAATGTTCCCAGGTGCGCCACCATCACCTGGGCGGACGGTCATCGAAAATTCGTACTATGCCAAACTGGCCAACAACCCACTGGTTTTTGAAATTCGTGGGGATCATATGGAAGAAATTTTCTTCCTGGACAAGCCGTTCGATCCGATGCAGCCCCCACCTGCACCCACAGGTAGTGCGTATACCCAGCTGCGGGATACCAACCCACTGCGGTTTCTGCCCGATCAGGTTGCCAATGTCACCATTCAGGGACCGAAGCAACAATTAGAACTTCGCAAAACATTTGGCAAAGACGATGCAAAAGTGGAAGCCAACCGCAACGATCGCTGGGATATTGTGCAGCCCTTTGCGGGTCTTGCAGAAACGAAACAGGTGGATGATTTGCTGAATCCGCTATCATCACTTTCTCCCACCGCAGAAAATACGGTGGAACGCTCGCTTCTCCACACCTTGACAGGTGGCATGGGTGCTTCTGATCTGGCAGTGCTGGGTTTGGCGAATCCCACCCGCATTACGATTACCAGCAGACCGATCTCTACGGTTGCCCAACGCACCCTGCTGGTTGGGAATACAGCGAACGGTCAAACGGCTTTGCAGCAACCAAACAGCGACCGGGTATTGTTTGTTGAAGAAAGCAGTACCAAGCCTGTATTGAATGATGCCCGAGCTTATCGTTCGTTGAAGCTGTTTGATCTTACAAAAGCCCGTGTAGAAGCGATGAATGTTACCCTGCCAAAATTGAAATACCAATTGCAGGAACAACCGGGCAAGGAAACTACCTGGAAAATTATGGCTCCCGTGGTTGCTGAAGCTGATACAGCCAGAACAAAGAAACTTTTTGAAGATATCGCCAGTGTGGAAGCAACTGAATACCTGGGAGATCCGTTTACAGCCCAGGATAAAGAAGCCATTGTACAGGCGCTTGGTGTCTTTGGTCCCGCTGTGCGGCCAGCTTTGGAACCTCAGTACGGTTTTGAAACGCCCACCGCAAAGGTCCTTTTGCAATTCACTGGCCGCGGTGCATTGCCACCTCAAATGGTCGTGATCGGTGCGGTGCGGCCTGGCAAAGAAGAATATTTCGCCAGAATCGAGAATTCGGCGAATGTCTTTGGGATGAAAAAGGAACTTGTCGATCAGTTGACTGCTGGTTCACTGGCATTGCTTCCCACCCAACTGGTCAAGGCAACTCCCACGGATCTGTCGAATATTCGAATCCAACCCACGGCACCACCCGCCTACCGGCTGAATCAGGTGGGGCCAAGCTGGAATGTAACGGAACCGTTTCAGGCGGTGGCCGATTTTAATGTGATGAACGACATCACAGCAGCACTGGCAACATTAAGCGCAGATCGCTTTATTGCCCACAACGTTGGGAATCCTGCGGAATACGGCTTTGATATGCCCACGTTACAAGTGGAATTTACAGTCGATGAACGCACTGGTGAAGGTGCAAATGCAAAATCGATAATCAGCACCAGAACCTTGCAGATTGGCAAAGCTGTGCCTGAAGGTGCTCCCGGTCGCTACGCCACTTTTGTGGGGGCGAATCAACCAGTATTTGTCCTTTCAGAGGCGAACTTTACCAGTCTCAACAAAGCTGCATTCGATTTGTTGAACAAACGAGTATTAACGTATTTCCCACCCTTGGTGACTTCCGTGGAACTGCAAAAGGGCAAAGACAGCTTTACCCTGCAGCAAATGAATAACGATTGGAAACCTGTGGGTGCGAATTTCCAGGTGGATCGCCCCACAATCCAGTCGGTGGTACAGGCGGGAAGTAACCTGCAGGTTGCCAGATTTGTGGAGTATGGTGCCAACATCCCCTGGGCGAAATATGGCCTGGACGATGCCAGCAATCCCATCAAAGTGGTGCTGAAACTGATGGATGAAACCCACACAATTACGGTGGGCAAAGTGGTCGAAAACAGCACCGATCGGTATATCCGTGTTGATGATTCACCGTTCGTGGCTGTAATGAGTGGGGCAAATGTTAATCCGTTTACTCTGACTAAACTTGACTTTGCCGATCGTACTTTGTTGACGTTTGATCCATTTGATCTGAGCTTGATTTCTCGAACTGGTGCAGGCGGGGAAGTTGAAATTTCGCTGGTCGGTAGCAACTGGAATATTGATAAACCTGCAAAACTGGCTGCCGACAACCAGACACTGGAAGAACTGAGTAATTCCCTCTCGAAGCTGCGTGGTGAAAAAGTAGTGGATGTGGAAGGGAAAGATCTGGCGAAATTCGGTCTGGATCAGCCCACAGCCTCGATTTCACTGGAAATTCTGGGGCGTGCCGGCAAAGTGGAAAACAAAAAGATTTTCCTGGGTAAACAGGTTGATCCCACCAAAGCGGATAGCCCACGTTACGTGCGTGTAGAAGGGAACCCCAGCATCATGGAGTTGTCTGCTTCACTGTCCAACAAGCTGGTGTGGGAACCGATCAAGTTTCGTGATCGCACCCTGGGTGGCTTTATCACTGCGGACAAAGTATCTGTCAAGCGTCCTGGGCAGGATATTTCCTTTGTGCGGATGGAAGGAAACTGGAAAATGACCGCACCTGTGGCTGCGGAATTAGAAGCAGATGCATTTCGCGAACTGTTGGATGCCACAGGGAAATTACGTGCCGAAGAAATTGTAACAGAGAATGTAACCAATCTGGCACCCTTCGGTCTGGATCAGCCCACCACCTGGACGTTTATTAATGGCGATAAAACAGTGTTGACCGTATTGCTGGGTGGGCGAGAAAAGATTGATGGCAAAGATGGTTTCCGCAATTATGCCATGGTGCCCGATAAGAAAATGGTTGTATTGCTGGATATGGCCTTATCTGCCAAGCTGCGGGCAGAATATCGCCAACGTAGTTTGTGGGAGACGCTGGATGTTGCGGAAGCCAACAAAATCGTTGTCGATACGCAAGAAGGGCCTGGGAGTTTCACATTACAGAAATCTCCTTTTGGCTGGATGGATAATAAAGACCCCGCAGACAAGCTGAATGTGAAAGAGATTACTGATTTTCTCGATGCTTTTGCTGGTTTGAAAGCGCAACAAATTGTCGAGCACGATGCCACTGGTAAAGCGAAATTGTTTGGTCTGGAACCACCACAACAAACCATTACCGTGTCCAGCAATAATGGGCAGAAACGCACTCTGCTGGTAGGTCGCCTGAATACTGACAAACAGGTTTATGTAACAACTCCTGATCTGAAAGCGATTGCGGTACTCAGTGCTACCGATACCCGTCGAATCGTTCGAGACCGGAGCAGTCTTTCTGAAACTCCGCCACCAATGCCACCCAAGAAAGTGGATCCTCCTGCGAAGAAGGAGCCGAAAAAAGAGAATCCTCCTGCGAAGACGGAGCCGAAAATAGACCAGCCAAAGAATGAAAATCCTCCGAAGGCAGAGCCGAAAAAGGAAATCCCACCTGCCAAAAAAGATAACAAAAACTAA